One genomic region from Phragmites australis chromosome 1, lpPhrAust1.1, whole genome shotgun sequence encodes:
- the LOC133922185 gene encoding NAD(P)H dehydrogenase (quinone) FQR1-like: protein MAVKVYVVYYSTYGHVAKLAEEIKKGASSVEGVEAKIWQVPETLPEDVLGKMGAPPKPDVPIITPQELAEADGILFGFPTRFGMMAAQMKAFFDATGGLWREQSLAGKPAGLFFSTGTQGGGQETTPLTAITQLTHHGMVFVPVGYTFGAKLFGMDQVQGGSPYGAGTFAADGSRWPNEVELEHAFHQGKYFAGIAKKLKGSA from the exons ATGGCGGTCAAGGTCTACGTCGT GTACTATTCCACGTATGGACATGTTGCTAAACTAGCTGAAGAGATCAAGAAAGGTGCCTCATCTGTTGAAGGCGTCGAGGCTAAAATATGGCAG GTCCCTGAAACTCTCCCTGAGGACGTACTtggaaagatgggtgcacctcCTAAGCCCGATGTGCCAATCATCACACCGCAAGAACTTGCTGAGGCTGATGGAATCCTCTTTGGGTTCCCAACAAGGTTTGGCATGATGGCGGCACAAATGAAGGCGTTCTTCGATGCGACTGGTGGCCTGTGGAGGGAGCAGAGCCTTGCTGGCAAGCCTGCTGGCCTCTTCTTCAGCACCGGAACtcagggtggtgggcaagagaCGACACC ATTGACAGCAATTACCCAGTTGACTCACCACGGCATGGTGTTTGTGCCGGTGGGCTACACCTTTGGTGCTAAGCTTTTTGGCATGGACCAAGTCCAGGGTGGCAGCCCCTATGGTGCCGGCACATTTGCTGCCGACGGTTCGAGGTGGCCCAATGAGGTGGAGCTGGAGCACGCCTTCCACCAGGGTAAGTACTTTGCAGGCATTGCAAAGAAGCTCAAAGGGTCTGCTTGA